A section of the Oryza sativa Japonica Group chromosome 1, ASM3414082v1 genome encodes:
- the LOC4325451 gene encoding nPL4-like protein encodes MILRIRSRDGTDRITVPDPAAATVGDLQRLIAARVTVPVPLQRLSLDPALLLPSSASAALLADPAAPLSSLRLSNGSFVYLSYPPDARSSQPPPPKALSAAGSFGKKMTMDDLIARQIRVTRQEAPLCAAASFDRDSANAFQLHVAESLAFATKRAGFLYGRVDADTKEVFVDFIYEPPQVGTEDVVQLMRDAQEEARVDAIAHGLGMRRVGLVFTQAVGRKTSDTGEYTMSNREVLQATELQAEGGIPEWVTAIVKLEVGDDGSGDVHFEAFQMSEICVKLFKDGVLETEIGDKDDPRLSKMRKEVVAGGKDTMEVDNDFFLVPVKISDHQGPLSTGFPIENRGNPVAMSALKSHLDRAKHLPFVKRISDFHLLLLVAAFLDIKADVPALTACVKNQSVVPEGYQLLIESLAGA; translated from the exons ATGATCCTCCGCATCCGCAGCCGCGACGGCACGGACCGCATCACCGTGCCGgacccggccgccgccaccgtcggcgaCCTGCAGCGTCTCATCGCGGCGCGCGTCACCGTCCCCGTCCCGCTCCAGCGCCTCTCCCTCGACCcggcgctcctcctcccctcctccgcctccgccgccctgcTCGCCGACCCGGCCGCCCcgctctcctccctccgcctctCCAATGGCTCCTTCGTCTACCTCTCCTACCCGCCCGACGCCCGCTCCTCCCAGCCGCCTCCCCCCAaagccctctccgccgccggctccttCGGCAAGAAGATGACCATGGACGACCTCATCGCGCGCCAGATCCGCGTCACCCGCCAGGAGGCCccgctctgcgccgccgcctccttcgacCGCGACTCCGCCAACGCCTTCCAGCTCCACGTCGCCGAGTCGCTCGCCTTCGCTACCAAGCGCGCCGGCTTCCTCTACGGCCGCGTCGACGCCGACACCAAGGAGGTCTTCGTCGATTTCATCTACGAGCCGCCGCAGGTCGGCACCGAGGACGTTGTCCAGCTCATGCGGGACGCGCAGGAGGAGGCCCGCGTCGACGCCATCGCCCACGGCCTCGGGATGCGCCGCGTCGGCCTGGTGTTCACGCAGGCAGTCGGGAGGAAGACCAGCGACACTGGCGAGTACACCATGTCCAACCGCGAGGTGCTTCAGGCCACCGAGCTGCAGGCGGAGGGCGGGATCCCGGAGTGGGTCACCGCCATAGTCAAGCTCGAGGTGGGGGATGATGGCTCCGGTGATGTGCACTTCGAGGCGTTCCAGATGAGTGAGATTTGTGTGAAGCTGTTCAAGGATGGTGTGCTGGAGACGGAGATTGGGGACAAAGACGATCCCCGCCTGTCCAAGATGCGGAAAGAGGTGGTGGCTGGGGGAAAGGATACTATGGAGGTGGACAATGACTTCTTCCTGGTGCCTGTCAAGATCTCTGATCATCAG GGTCCACTTTCAACCGGCTTTCCTATCGAGAACCGTGGAAACCCTGTAGCAATGAGCGCGCTCAAGAGCCACCTGGATCGTGCTAAGCATCTACCATTTGTTAAGCGGATCTCGGACTTCCACCTTCTCCTCCTGGTTGCTGCTTTCCTAGACATAAAAGCAGATGTTCCTGCCCTCACCGCTTGCGTAAAGAACCAGAGCGTGGTGCCTGAAGGCTACCAACTGCTGATCGAGTCATTGGCTGGTGCCTGA